DNA sequence from the Candidatus Limnocylindria bacterium genome:
ACTAGAGCCCACCTCGGGGATCGAACCCGAGACCTCGTCCTTACCAAGGACGTGCTCTACCAACTGAGCTAGGTGGGCAGAGCTCTCTTTTCCGGACACGAAAAGAGAGTTGCTTGGCGCAACTCCCTCGAGCCGCTGGGTCCAGAAGATTATCCGCCTGCCTGCCTTCGCGGGTCAAGGAAAGGCCCGAAAGGCGGGCCTAGGGACGCCGCCTGAAGGTGCGGCCGCCGCCCTGCACCGTGCCGGGGGCGCTGGTGCGCGTGACCGCGAAGCTGCTGCCGTCGGCGCCGAGCGTCGTGGGCTGAGCGATCGCCTGGCCCGAGCGGTTGATCATCGCGACCGGCGTTGCACCGAGGGCTCCCAGTCCCATCGTCTTGCCATCACGCACCGCACTGCCGTCGGTGAAGCGGACGACGCCGAAGTCGTCGAGCGGGATGATCCCGCGACCCGAGCTCGGCGCCTCCTGGACCCACTCGGCCGAGGAACGCGAGGAGGCGTAGCTGACCGTGCGCTGGTATGAGGACTTGGTCGTGTTATTCGTCATCTCGATGGACCACTGGCCACTCGACTGCTCGGTGATCGAGACGGTCACGGAATCGCCGGGGGCGACGTCGAGCGAGATCGTCCGTGACGACTGGGGAAGCATCTCGAACCACGCCTCGTAGCTGACGCTGCCGCCGCTCACCGTTGCCTGCGTTCCTGCCTGGATCAGGTCCGTGCCGCTCACGCCGCCGATGCCGACCCATGTCGCGTCGGCGCCGGTCGTCGTTGCGCCCACCTGCGGGACGATCCACGTGCCGGTGACCGATGTGTAGGTGCCGCCGCTCGCGACGTAACCGGACCAGTTGCTGGACGTGTCTGACACGCGCGCCGGTGTCGTGTTGCTGGTACCGGGCTGTGCGGGCGCGGTGCCCGCCCCGGGCGTGACGCTCTGCGCGCTGGGCTGGACGTCAGCGGAGATCTTCCACGCGCCGCCGTCGAGCACGAGCGCGTAATCGTTGCGATCCGTGCGCTGATCCTGCGATCCGTCGCTGTATGTCGTGCGCCACGTCTCGTAAGCGGTCGCGGCCGCCGTCGTTCCGGCGATCGTGATGTCGCCCCACTCGATCCGCACCAGCGTGAAGCCGAGGACGCCGCCGCGGGCGAGATCGGTGTTGATCCGCGTGAGTTCGTCGTAATAGGCGGCCGTCGCGTTGGCGCGCATGAGCGACGCGTCGCCGCTCGCGAACGCCTTCTGCTGCGCCTGGTTGGCGGCCTCGATCACCTGCTTGACCGCGTCGGTGTTCGTCTCGGATGCAACGGTGGCCGGCGTCGCCACCGCGGGCGGCTGAAGCTGGGTGATGACTCGGCCGAGGTCGACCTGACCGCCGCAGCTGGCGAGGACGATCGCGAGGCCGATGAGGAGCTTGCGCATGGACTCCATCCTGCGCCCCGCGCGTGCGCGGATGATGAAAGTTCGCTAAGAGCGCGCTAAGAAGATGCCCCAGCGCGATCAAGTGAGTCTCTAAAGAGGACGGGGCCCGGCCAGAAGCGGCCGCGGCCTCGACTGACGCAGACCCGTCGGGTACGTTCGCGCGATGCTGCGAGACGCGAGATTCCGGCTCTTTCTGACCAGCGGCACCCTCCTGTTCGTCGAGCTCCTGTTGATCAGATGGATCCCCGCGAACGTCGTCTATGTCGGGTTCTTCAACAACTTCCTGCTCCTCGCGAGCTTCCTCGGGATCGGCATCGGCATCCTCCTCGGCCGGCGCGTGGCGCCGAACGCGGCCGTGTGGTTCGCGCCACTCGCCTTCGGGCTCGTGCTGTTCGTTTCGCTCGCGCAAGTGAACGTCAAGAACGAGCTCGGGGACCTGTGGTTCGCGACGCGCGAGGGTCGGCAGCTCGACATCAACTTCCTCGTGCTGCCGAGCCTGATGATCCTGACGACGGCCGCGATGGCGATGCTGGCGCTTCCGCTTGGGCCACTCCTTCGCGCCATGCCGCCGCTGCGCGCGTACGCGTTCGACATCGGCGGCTCGATGGCGGGGATCGCGCTCTTCGCCGGCGCGTCGCTCGCGGGTCTGCCGCCGAGCGTGTGGTTCACGATCGCCGGGGTCCTCGTGACCGTGCTCACGTTCGGCACCGCCGGCCGCGGCGCGCGGACGATCGCAGCGACGGCGCTCGTCGGCGCGGTCGCGCTCTGCTGGAGCATCGAGACGATCGGCGGCGACACCTATTCCCCCTACTACCGCCTTGATGTCGTGCACACGCCCCGCACCGATGTGATCTTCGTGAACGGCGTGTCGTTCCAGGCGATGTTCGCGGCGGACCAGCCGAAGGAGGCCTACTACGACCAGGTCTACCGATGGTTCCCCGGTCGAACCTTCGCCAAGGCCCTGATCATCGGCGCCGGCTCAGGCACAGATCTCTCCGTCGCGCTCGCGCACGGCGTGAAGGCGGTCGACGCCGTCGAGATCGATCCGGGGATCCAGGCCATCGGTCGAACGCAGCACCCTGACCGTCCATACGCCGACCCGCGAGTGTCGGTCACGATCACGGACGGACGTGCCTTCATGCGGAACTCGAGCGAGCGCTACGACCTCATCCTGTTCGCGGTGACAGATTCGCTCACGCTCGTGAGCAGCACGTCGAATCTGCGGCTCGAGTCCTTCCTGTTTACCGAGGAGTCGTTCGCGACGGCGCGCGACCACCTCACGCCCGACGGGGTCTTCGTCATGTACAACTACTACCGCGAGCCGTGGCTCGTACAGCGGTACGCGAACATGGTCGCTCGTGTGTTCGGGTCCAGGCCGATCACGCGGACGTACCCGACCGGCGACTTCGGCGCGGCGGTCATCGCCAACGGTCCTCTGGTGCAGGCGCTCGCCGGTGGCAGGCCGCCCGGCGACACGATCGAACCTGTCGATCTCGCGAGCGCACCGCGGCCCGCGACCGACGACTGGCCATTCCCGTATCTGCGCGATCCAGGCATCGCGCTGCACTACGTCCTCGGCCTCGCCATCATGATCGCGCTGGCTGCCGTGGGTGTCGGCGGCACGCTGCGCTTCATCGGCCTGCCCCTGAACAGCTTCGGCGCGCGCTTCGCGCACTTCTTCCTCCTCGGCGTCGCGTTCCTCCTGTTGGAGACGCGCAGCATCGTGACGTTCAGCCTGCTGTTCGGCACGACCTGGTACGTCAACGCGCTGGTGTTCTTCGCGATCCTCGGGAGCGTCCTTGCGGCGGTCGCTGTGAACAGCCGCCTGCGCTCGCGCGACCCGCGCTTGCTCTACGCGGGCCTGGCAACGTCGCTCGTCGTCGCGTACCTGCTTCCGCCGTCGTCGCTGCTCATCGAACCGGCCGCGCTGCGCTACGCGGTCGGCTCGTTGATCGCCTTCGCGCCGGTCTTCTTCGCGAATCTCGTGTTCACGTTCTCGTTCCGCGACAGCGACGCCGCCGATCTCGCATTCGGTGCGAACCTGGTCGGCGCGATGGTCGGCGGCGTACTCGAGTGGAGCGCGCTCGTCACGGGCTACCAGGCGCTCCTGCTCGTTGTCGCGGGCGTGTACCTGCTGGCGTGGCTCGTCAGACCGGCTCACGCGCTGGTGAGGCGAGCGCACGCGCTGGCGGCGTCCTAGGCAACTAGCATCGGCCGCCGGGTGGCAACTGAGCGACGCGCCGAGACCTCGCGACTGGAGGGGTTCTCCGACGCGGTCTTCGCGTTCGCGCTCACGCTCCTCGTCGTTTCGCTCCAGGTCCCGAGCTCGTACGACGAGCTCGTTCGCACGCTCCGCAGCTTCATCGCCTTCGCGGCATCTTTCGCGGCGCTCATTTGGATCTGGTACCTGCACCGAGAGTTCTTCCGGCGCTTCGGCCTGGGCGACGGACCGATGATCTTCCTGAACTCGACTCTGCTCTTCGTCGTCCTGCTTTACGTCTACCCGCTCAAGTTCCTCTCGACGCTCGTCCTCGGTTCACTCGTGGATCCGGCGAGTCTCGCGTCGATCGAGCCGAGCCAGCTTGCGCAGCTGATCGTCATCTACGGCCTCGGCTACGTGGCGGTCTTCTCCGTCTTCTTCCTCATGTACCTCTACGCCTTGCGGAAAAGACACGTGCTGCATCTCACGCGGATCGATCTGTTCGACGCGCGCTACGCGATGGAGGCGAACCTGATCAACATCGGCACGGGCCTCGGCAGCATCGCGCTCGCTCTGCTTGGCGCGCCTCCGGTCGTCGCCGGCCTCTTCTACTTCGTCCTCGGCCCGATACGCGCGGTGCACGGCGCGTCGAGCGGACGACGGCGCCGCCGCCTCGAGAAGACCACGACCTGATGCGGAAGCCTGACGACCCCGGCCTCTCGCTCACGGGGTCCGGCCTCGTGTTCGTGGCGACCAAAGACGGGGAGATCCGCGGACCGTCCCGGCGCGGCGCCGGTGTGTATGCGTGGGACACGAGGCGTCTGTCGCGCTACGAGGTCGAGCCGCGGAGTGGGACGCTCAGGCTGCGCTCGGCCGACGCGGTCATGGCAACGGCACAATCGGTCTGGAGATCCTCGAGGACCTGCCCGACGTCGACGCGATCGTGATCCCCTTCGGCGGTGGCGGGCTGTCGTGCGGGATCGCCTCCGCGATTCGCGCACTGCGGCCGAGCACAAAGGTCTTCGCCGCGGAGGTTGTGACATCTGCGCCACTCAGCGCGTCGCTCGCCAAGGGTGAGGCCACGGAGATCCAGCAGACGCGGACGTTCGTCGATGGGATCGGCGGTCCACGGGTCTTCCCCGAGATGTTCGCGCTGGCGCGGGAACTGCTCGATGGCGCACTCGTGTCCTCGCTCGACGAGGTCGCTGCCGCAGTGCGACTGTTGGTCGAGCGCAATCGCGTCGTGGCGGAGGGCGCCGGTGCGGCATCGGTCGCCGCGGCGCGCGCCGGGCGCGCGGGATCAGGCAAGGTGGTCTGCGTCGTTTCGGGAGGAAACATCGACACAAAGGTGCTGATCACGATCCTCGAGGGAAGGACGCCCTAGAAAACGAACGACGGGCCCAATCGGCCCGTCGTCTGATCTACAGTCACAACCGAGCACGCAGAGACCGAGATTCAAATTTCCGAATGATTTCGAAAGCGCCAGGCGACTCATTCCTCGATTTCGTGGGTGAGTCAGTTGCCCATTTCGTTCAGCAAGGAGCGGAGGCTGACCCAACTCCGCCCCGCCCTACTTTCCCTCACGCCAGGTCGGTGGCTAATACGGGATTTCGTCCGGACCAAGCGGATCCCGTTCTGAAATCGTTCCCGGCTCGCCGGTTGACACGTTCATTCCCTCGTCACAGGCAAGTCGGAATCGGCACGGCCGACAGTTGAAGGCCGAGGCCTTAGTTGGGAATTGCCGTGTCTTAATCGCGTCATAGATGTCGTTGGCACGTTGCTCAGCTGCGCACATCGCCCCTCAAAGTCAGCTCGCCAGTCGGAGCCATCCGCGCGCGTCCCGGATGAGCCCGGTTGTTATCACTTCCGCGCGCTTGACCCCCGTCTTCCACTCCGACGTTGTACAGAAGCGCGCCGAAGCGCACTACCATCACCGCCGTTAGCACTCGCCTCTCGCGGCCGATCGAATGGCTCTTCTTGTCGTGGTGGCGGCTTGTCGCCGTCGTCGCGCTGATCGCGCTACCACTCCTGATCGTCACCGAGATCTCATCACGAGATCAGCGGACGCAGCTTCAGGCGAGTGAGTCGCAGGTCACGCTGAAAGCGGCTGAGCGCGCCGCCGCCACTTTCGGGGGCCAGGTGCTCGGGATCCGCAACGGCGTCGCAGCTGTACTGCTCGTTGATCCGATCCGCATCGCCGTAGCTTCGAACGACCACGATGAGGCCAGCCGCCTTCTAACGATTGCCCGGACAGCACTAGGCGACGAGGTCGTGCGAATGTGGGCGCTTGATCGCGAGGGTGTTGTCGTCGCGGTCATTCCCCCCAACGACGCCGTGGTCGGCAAGTCCTTCCCGAGCCCGGAGCGCCTTGCGGACGCTCCGCCGCGGACCGCGAATTTCACGTCGAACGTCCGGCTCGGGGGGCCCTACCGAGCTTCGTCGACCGGCGAATCGGCGATCGTCAGCGTCAGCGTGGCGTTCCGCGCAGACCCGTCGATCACGACCGGACTCGTGGCTGAGGTCGATCTGGCTCGCATCGTCGAACGAGTCGCACCCGGGCTACGTTCAGAGAACGACCTCTACATCACCGACGTCAACGGGCTACTGATCCTCCCATTGTCGACCGGCGACCGCGGCGGGACCCCGACCACGGGAACCAGGATCGTTCCATCGGGTTCGGCCGCCGGCCCATACGCGACGACCATGCCGGATCCGATCGGTGGGCGTCCTGCCCCCATCACGGTCGTGTCGATCGCGGAGACGGACTGGCGACTCGTCCTGGTTCGTGCGCCCACCACGCTCGTGACGCAGGTCGCGCCGGTCTTCGACCAAGGCGATGGCGCTCGCGTCCTGCTCGTCGTGGTGATGCTGCTCGGTGCCGCCCTCGTCGGCGTGACGGGATCGCAGATGCTCCGTCAGCGACACCTGCTCGCCGAGACGAACGCGGAGCTAGCCCGCGCGACTCAGGAGAAGTCGCGGTTCCTAGCGAACATGAGTCACGAGCTGCGCACCCCGCTCAACGCGATCATCGGCTTTAGCGAGCTACTGGAGCAGCGGCTGCCCGGCCCGCTCACCGAAAAGCAGTCCGATTACGTGCATGACATCACCGAGTCGGGAAGGCATCAGCTTGCGCTCATCAACGACATCCTCGACCTGTCGAAGGTCGAAGCCGGGAAGATGGACTTCCGGCCTGAGACGTTCGACGTGAGAAGCGCGGTCGCTCGCGTGCACACTCTTGTCGCGCCGCTGGCGCAGGAGAAGCGTGTGGGGCTGGTCGCCGAGCCGGGATCCAGCGCCCCATCGATCACGCACGATCCCGGCCGTTTCAGGCAGATCCTCTACAACCTGCTGAGCAACGCGGTGAAGTTCACGCCTGAGGGCGGCCGCGTGACGACCGCGGTCACCTCCGTCGACGACGGCTATGTCGAGATCAGCGTCGCCGACACAGGGATCGGGATAAGCGCCGAGGACGCCGCCACGATCTTCCAGGAGTTCAAACGACTCGACTCCGCCTACGCGCGGGCCCAAGCTGGTACGGGTCTCGGTCTCGCGCTCGTGAAGCGAATGCTGGTCGAGATGGGCGGCGACATCAGCGTGGCGAGCGAGGTTGGGCGTGGGACGACCTTCACCGTACGCCTTCCCGAGAAAATGACGGTCGCTGAACACCGGCCGCCAGTCCTGACCTGACCTCCGCGAAGACCGGAAGCGCCCGATCGATCATCGTGTCGATGGCCGTGAGCGAGATCCGGAAGTATCAGCTCAGCGGATACCCGCGAAGTCGTGTGAAACATCTACCTGCACCACGGGTTACTCGCTCGATCCATCGGATCCAAAGCCTCGATCTGCGGCACATCTACATCGAACGCGCGCACAAGGGCGCGACGATCCGGCTATTCGTCGCTGGCGCGAGTGTGCGGGTCGTCCGCGACGACGGTCAGCTGCTGCGTGAGCTGACGCTGGATCCGAGCCGCGACAACCAGTCGCGCCGCGCCACGAGAGTGGACCGCGACAAGTAGGTTCGACCCGTTCTCGCTGCTACACGCCCGTTACTTCGTGTAACGGCACGAGCCAATGATGGCGGGCCGGATCGCGCTTTTGCGCACCTGAATGCTCCCGCGTCCAGCTGCCTGATTCCGCGTCGAGGCGCTCGGGGCAGCCGCGGTGTGACCTCGGGAGGCTCCTGCTCGGCGACGAGCGCCCCGCGCGGCCCAGCTTCGTCCCGTGACGTACGTCATGCTCGAGCCAGTCTGCTTTCGGTTATCACGCTCGAATGCTTGCCTGCGAAGGACCGCACGCGATTCTCAAGAGGTGCATGGTGCTGGGCCGCACGGCCGTTCGCCCGGGTGCGGACATGGGCCGACTTGGACCGATGTGCCACATCGCGGATCGGGATCGCGTGCATCCGATGATCGAGGATGTCGGCGAAGAAGTGCTCGTCGTCGCTCGCGCTCGCAATCGCGCAGCGCACCCGACACGCGACCAATCACAGCCCGCGAGCAACCTCGGTGGCGACGACCCCGGCATAGACTCGTCGGCGGGTCAGCCTCCCGCTCCCGAAAGGGAGAACGCATGCGAACCTTTCCAATCGAAGACGGACGAGTCCTGAGCCTGAGAGAAATGCGCCGGAAGAACGCCCCACTCATCCACGTCATCGCGAGCTTCTTCCGCGCGAATTACGACCTCTCGCCGAACACCGAGCGCTGGTACCGCGAGAACCTGAGCGCGTACGTCGCGTACGTCGAACGCGTGCAGGGACGCCCAGCAGTAATCAGCGATGTGAGCAAGCCGCTCGTCGACGCGTACCTGAAGGAGCGGATCACCAAGCCGACGCGCAAGTACCCGAACGGTTCCGCGTTCGCCGCGCGCGCCGCGGCGGTGACGCTCAAGCGCTTCGCGAGCTATCTCGCCGAGGACGGCATCCTTGCGGACAACAACGGCGTGTCGGTGCTCAAGCACGTCAAGCGCACCAAAGTCGACGACGACGTGCGGCAACCACTCTCCGCCGACGATCTCGATCGGCTCATCGCCGCCGCCGGCAGACCCGGCAGCCGAGACCGAACGTTGATCGTCTTCGCCGCGGGCACCGGTCTGCGCGCGAACGAGCTCCGTGGAGCACGGACCGGCGACCTCGATCTCGCGCGCGGTTGCTTCACGGTCCGGCCCGAGACGAGCAAGTTCGGACGCGAGCGCGTCGTCAACTTCCATCCCGCGGTGGGGCGCGAGCTCGATCGCTACCTCCGCGAATCACGCATCGCCACGAACGCGCAGGCGCCGCTCTTCCCCACCCGCACCGGTGACCCGTTCGAAATGGACGGCTTCGCCAAGCTCTTCGCCCGCCTGCGCGAGCGAAGCGGCATCCGCACCTTCTCGGCGCACATCCTCCGGCACACCTGGGCCACGAACTTCATGAGCGTGCCCGGTGCGAATCTCCTCGAGCTCAAGCGGCAAGGCGGATGGGAACGATGGGAGATGGTCGAGCGATACAGCCACCGCGTTCCGGTGCGCGATCGTCTCGCGCTTCCGAATCCGCTGGACCCATCACACAAAACCGCCTTTGGTCAGCCGCCCTCCGCAACAGTCAGCCGCCTTTCGCGATCGGCGTAGAAAACGAGCGACGGGCCCGATCGGCCCGTCGTCACTAGAAAAAATCGGTGGGCAGAGAGGGAATCGAACCCCCACAGCCAGAGGCGGCTGATCTACAGTCAGCGGAGCTCACCACACTGCTCAATCTGCCCAGGACGCCGCGGTGACTGCCCAAGTTTAAGGCCTTCGACGGCTCCCCACACGACCATCGAGAATCACGCGATGGACGACCGCTCACTGCGCATCGCGGTGCTGCTCTCGGCGCACCTGATCTTCCTCTCGGCGGGCGCCCTCCGCATCCTGCGGGGTCAGCGCGCGCACCTTCTCATCGCCGACGCGCCGTGGTGGATCCAGTACTACCCGCCCGTGGCGTGGATTCCCTTTGTCGTCGCATACGTTCAGCCACTGGCGATCGACCTCGACGACAGCCTGCGCTACGCCGGCCTCGCGATCGCTGTGGCATCCGCAGCGTTCGCGGCATGGGCGATGTGGTCGCTCGGGCGCAGCTATGGCATCCGCATGGACGTGTTCGACGGCCATTCGCTCAAGACCGACGGCCCGTACGCGTTCGTGCGTCATCCCATGTACCTCGGCATCGTGCTGTTCCATCTCGGCGCATCGCTGACGCTGCAAAGTCCGCTGCTGCTGGCCGCCACCGCGCTCTTCGTCGTGCCGTTCACGCAGATCCGCATCGCCGCGGAGGAAAAGGTCCTGCAGGACGCATTCGGCGAGCGTTATCTGCGATACGCCGAGCGCGTCCCTCGACTCGTACCCTTCGGAGCGTGACGGGGAGGCGCGCCGCGATCGTCGAGGGCTGGCCGATCTTCGTGACGGCGGTCGTCGTCGGCATCGCGTTCGGGCTCACCGCGCGACAGTCCGGGCTCTCCATCGTCGAGACGAGCGCGACCAGCATCATCGTGTTCGCCGGCGCCGCGCAGTTCGTGATGGTCGACCTGCTGAGGACCGGCACGCCCGTGCCACTCATCGTCCTCACGGTCCTGCTGCTCAACGCGCGCCATCTGTTGATGGCCGCCGCGCTCCGTCCGTTCGTCCAAGTCGCCTCGTTACCACGACGCTTCGGTCTCGGGTACGTGCTGACCGACGAGGCTTTCGCGATGGGCATCGGCTGGTTCCGCCGTGGCCATCGCGACCTCGCCTATTACGCGGTCTTCAGCACGGTGCTGTGGTGCTCGTGGAACGTCGGGACTGTGCTCGGCGCGATATTCGGCGCGGGCATCGAAGACCCGCAGCGCTTCGGCATCGACTTCGCGATCACCGCCGTGTTCGTCGCGATCGTCGCGATCGGCGTTCGACATCGCGCGGACGTCGCGGTCGCAGTGGCGGCCGCGCTCGTGGCAGCGGCACTCCGTCTCGCGGGCGCCTCGGCGGTCGCGGTGGTCGTGGCCGGAGCGCTCGCACCGCTCGTCGCGTTCGCGATCCATGAGGAGCAGCCATGAGCGTGTGGATCGCGATCGCGGCATCGGGGATCGTGACGTACCTCACTCGCTCTCTGCCGCTCGTCCTCACCGTGCCCGGGAGCGCACCACCGCGGCTGCGCCGCTATCTCGACGCGCTGCCCACCGCGATCATCGCCGCGCTCGCCGGCGCCGGCATCGCGGTGCCCGATGCGCAGCCCACCGGCGGGGCCGAGATCCTGGCCGCCCTCGTCGCGCTGGCCGTCGCCGCCTGGCGACGCAACCTGCTGTTCGCCGTGATCGCGGGCGTTGCCGCCGTGGCGGTGCTCCGAGCGGTGGGCCTTTAGCCAGCGGAGTAGCGTGTCCGAGGTGGATGGTGGGCTCATCCAATGGATCTGCGTGCGCGAGGCGCATCGGCACACGCCGCCGCCGGATCAGTCGACGCCTTTCAACATCCACGAGGAGGGCGGCTGGGCCTACTGCCCTGCCGGAGCCACCCAGAACCATCTTTGGTATCGCACCGGCGGCATCACCCGGGCGGGCCTCGACCGCTTCACCTGGCCCCGCGAGGACGAGGTCGACCGCTGAGCGGGTGAGCCAGCTCTCGCCAGATGGAACATTTGGACCCTCTCCGGCGTTTATTAGGCGATGAGAACTTCTGGACTCCCCTGCCGCGCCAATCCCGACTGCGAAGTCGTCTTCAGCCTGAGCCATCAGGACTCCATGGAGGCGCTCCGTCAGGCCGCGTCCCTACGCGACGCCCACGAGCTCGAGGTGCATGACTACCGCCACGTCGCCACGACGACGCTGTCCGGCGCATCGACGTTTGCCCAGGGCCCGGCGGCTCGCAGAGGTCGCGGTCGCAAGCGCTCCGAAGAGCTGAACGTTATTTAGACCCGCGACGTGTCGCAGCGGTCCATATCGCCGCTCGAATAGCCCGTGTTGAACCACTGATGCCGCTGTGCCGCAGAGCCGTGCGTGAAGCTGTCCGGCGTCACGTGCCCCTGCGTCTGCTGCTGGATGCGGTCATCGCCCACGGCTTCGGCCGCATCGATCGCCTGCGCGATCTCCGCGTCTGTCGGGGCCGACATGTAGCCCGTGTCCGCGGCGTGCTTCGCCCACACGCCGGCGAGGCAGTCGGCCTGGAGCTCGACGCGCACCGACGCCTTGTTGCTGGAGCTCTGCTGCAACAGCCCTAACTCGTCCTGAACGTGGTGACCGTATTCGTGCGCGATGACATAGCCCTCGGCGAAAGGTCCTCCCTTCGCACCGAACTGCGACTGCAGCTGGTCGAAGAAGCTGATGTCGAGATAGACCTTCTGGTCGTTCGGGCAATAGAAGGGTCCGGTCGCCGCGCTCGCGGTACCGCACGCCGCCTGTGTATATCCGCTGAAGATCACCGTCTTAGCTGGGTTGTAGGCCGCGGTACCGCGGCGGTTGAACTCGTCGCCCCAGTACTTCTGCACGCTGTCGACGAAACCGACGACGCGACAATCCGCGCGTTTGTTCGCGTCGGCCCCGGTGCGACACTCCTGCAAGGACTGGGCGCCTTCGATCGGGGGCTGGGAGGTCGTGTCGATCAGTCCGGTCGGATCGACCCCGAGTAGCAACGCCGCGATGAGGATGATGATCCCTACGGCGCCGCCTCCGACCATGATCGGACCGCCCGCCCCGGACCCGCTGCCGCGGCGGTCCTCTACTTGATTCGGATCGAGTCGGGCATCAGGGTTGAAAGGCACGACCAAGCGACCCGCAAGACGCAGGCCACGCTGATTAAGAGAGTTAGCGGTCTATTGGCCCGGTGGAGCGGAGATAGCCTGCGCGGCACCGCGGATCGCCTCGATCAGCATCGACGGCGCCGAATCCTTCGTGATGCATGCATCGACCCCGATCGCTCTCGCTTGCACGCAGGCGTCGCTATCGAGCGTGTAGAAGACGATGCCGACGCGGCTGGCATCCTCGCGGAGCGTGCGTGCTACTTCGAGTCCGCTGAGATCGCGCATTTCCGAATCGAGCACCAGCACGTCCGGACGGGTCGCGTGCACCAGGCGGAGCGCGTCGTGGCCGTCCTTCGCGACGCCGACCACCACAAATCCCAGCTCGGCGTTGAGCAGATACCGGAGGTTCTCGCGGATCGACGGATGGTCGTCAGCGACGACGATCCGCAGCGTTCGGGAGGGAGCTGACACGGTCTCAGTTTAGACGGAAAGTTTATGGGGCTGAACCGGTGTGGCGGCCGATTGACCACGTCGGGTCGTGCCTCCCGGTCGCCCGCCTCCGCAATGAGACAGGAACGGCAG
Encoded proteins:
- a CDS encoding G1 family glutamic endopeptidase produces the protein MRKLLIGLAIVLASCGGQVDLGRVITQLQPPAVATPATVASETNTDAVKQVIEAANQAQQKAFASGDASLMRANATAAYYDELTRINTDLARGGVLGFTLVRIEWGDITIAGTTAAATAYETWRTTYSDGSQDQRTDRNDYALVLDGGAWKISADVQPSAQSVTPGAGTAPAQPGTSNTTPARVSDTSSNWSGYVASGGTYTSVTGTWIVPQVGATTTGADATWVGIGGVSGTDLIQAGTQATVSGGSVSYEAWFEMLPQSSRTISLDVAPGDSVTVSITEQSSGQWSIEMTNNTTKSSYQRTVSYASSRSSAEWVQEAPSSGRGIIPLDDFGVVRFTDGSAVRDGKTMGLGALGATPVAMINRSGQAIAQPTTLGADGSSFAVTRTSAPGTVQGGGRTFRRRP
- a CDS encoding spermidine synthase, which encodes MLRDARFRLFLTSGTLLFVELLLIRWIPANVVYVGFFNNFLLLASFLGIGIGILLGRRVAPNAAVWFAPLAFGLVLFVSLAQVNVKNELGDLWFATREGRQLDINFLVLPSLMILTTAAMAMLALPLGPLLRAMPPLRAYAFDIGGSMAGIALFAGASLAGLPPSVWFTIAGVLVTVLTFGTAGRGARTIAATALVGAVALCWSIETIGGDTYSPYYRLDVVHTPRTDVIFVNGVSFQAMFAADQPKEAYYDQVYRWFPGRTFAKALIIGAGSGTDLSVALAHGVKAVDAVEIDPGIQAIGRTQHPDRPYADPRVSVTITDGRAFMRNSSERYDLILFAVTDSLTLVSSTSNLRLESFLFTEESFATARDHLTPDGVFVMYNYYREPWLVQRYANMVARVFGSRPITRTYPTGDFGAAVIANGPLVQALAGGRPPGDTIEPVDLASAPRPATDDWPFPYLRDPGIALHYVLGLAIMIALAAVGVGGTLRFIGLPLNSFGARFAHFFLLGVAFLLLETRSIVTFSLLFGTTWYVNALVFFAILGSVLAAVAVNSRLRSRDPRLLYAGLATSLVVAYLLPPSSLLIEPAALRYAVGSLIAFAPVFFANLVFTFSFRDSDAADLAFGANLVGAMVGGVLEWSALVTGYQALLLVVAGVYLLAWLVRPAHALVRRAHALAAS
- a CDS encoding TMEM175 family protein, producing the protein MATERRAETSRLEGFSDAVFAFALTLLVVSLQVPSSYDELVRTLRSFIAFAASFAALIWIWYLHREFFRRFGLGDGPMIFLNSTLLFVVLLYVYPLKFLSTLVLGSLVDPASLASIEPSQLAQLIVIYGLGYVAVFSVFFLMYLYALRKRHVLHLTRIDLFDARYAMEANLINIGTGLGSIALALLGAPPVVAGLFYFVLGPIRAVHGASSGRRRRRLEKTTT
- a CDS encoding pyridoxal-phosphate dependent enzyme, with protein sequence MGHEASVALRGRAAEWDAQAALGRRGHGNGTIGLEILEDLPDVDAIVIPFGGGGLSCGIASAIRALRPSTKVFAAEVVTSAPLSASLAKGEATEIQQTRTFVDGIGGPRVFPEMFALARELLDGALVSSLDEVAAAVRLLVERNRVVAEGAGAASVAAARAGRAGSGKVVCVVSGGNIDTKVLITILEGRTP
- a CDS encoding ATP-binding protein produces the protein MYRSAPKRTTITAVSTRLSRPIEWLFLSWWRLVAVVALIALPLLIVTEISSRDQRTQLQASESQVTLKAAERAAATFGGQVLGIRNGVAAVLLVDPIRIAVASNDHDEASRLLTIARTALGDEVVRMWALDREGVVVAVIPPNDAVVGKSFPSPERLADAPPRTANFTSNVRLGGPYRASSTGESAIVSVSVAFRADPSITTGLVAEVDLARIVERVAPGLRSENDLYITDVNGLLILPLSTGDRGGTPTTGTRIVPSGSAAGPYATTMPDPIGGRPAPITVVSIAETDWRLVLVRAPTTLVTQVAPVFDQGDGARVLLVVVMLLGAALVGVTGSQMLRQRHLLAETNAELARATQEKSRFLANMSHELRTPLNAIIGFSELLEQRLPGPLTEKQSDYVHDITESGRHQLALINDILDLSKVEAGKMDFRPETFDVRSAVARVHTLVAPLAQEKRVGLVAEPGSSAPSITHDPGRFRQILYNLLSNAVKFTPEGGRVTTAVTSVDDGYVEISVADTGIGISAEDAATIFQEFKRLDSAYARAQAGTGLGLALVKRMLVEMGGDISVASEVGRGTTFTVRLPEKMTVAEHRPPVLT
- a CDS encoding site-specific integrase yields the protein MRRKNAPLIHVIASFFRANYDLSPNTERWYRENLSAYVAYVERVQGRPAVISDVSKPLVDAYLKERITKPTRKYPNGSAFAARAAAVTLKRFASYLAEDGILADNNGVSVLKHVKRTKVDDDVRQPLSADDLDRLIAAAGRPGSRDRTLIVFAAGTGLRANELRGARTGDLDLARGCFTVRPETSKFGRERVVNFHPAVGRELDRYLRESRIATNAQAPLFPTRTGDPFEMDGFAKLFARLRERSGIRTFSAHILRHTWATNFMSVPGANLLELKRQGGWERWEMVERYSHRVPVRDRLALPNPLDPSHKTAFGQPPSATVSRLSRSA
- a CDS encoding isoprenylcysteine carboxylmethyltransferase family protein; translation: MDDRSLRIAVLLSAHLIFLSAGALRILRGQRAHLLIADAPWWIQYYPPVAWIPFVVAYVQPLAIDLDDSLRYAGLAIAVASAAFAAWAMWSLGRSYGIRMDVFDGHSLKTDGPYAFVRHPMYLGIVLFHLGASLTLQSPLLLAATALFVVPFTQIRIAAEEKVLQDAFGERYLRYAERVPRLVPFGA